The DNA sequence GCGGCCCCGAGCAGACGGAGGTGAGttacaaacacagcaaacaccaaAAATACTGATGGTGTTAGTTTGAGGGCTGAGGAACATGTTTGGTCTCTCTTCACCTGCGTCTGTTTCACCTGATCCAAACACTGAGCCAGTCACctcaacatcaccagactccattaacaaatgtagtgattttaagagttgttttatgaggagaaactgaacaaacatagtgaaactgtgtctctgacagattctaaGTCgttgtgtccttgttgtaaattgagcgttaaaccagaagctgaatGTTAGCGTTTTTCGTGTTTCAGGACATTCAGGCGTGTCTGCAAacatgatgaagaaaaagaactCGCACAAGTAAGTCTGACGGACGAGTGGAGGCCATCAATCAACAAGAGACTTCATCTCCAAAACCAAATGTTACAGATTACTTCCTCTTCTTGTGTCTCCAcctctcatttcattttgttcctcATCATCTCCGTCATCGGCTCCTCTCATCTGTTgtgatttctctctccctgcaggaaACAGAGGACCAGCGTTGGTCCCAGTAAGACTCTGGCTCAGCCCAGAAGGAGCATAGTGGGCTGCAGGATCCAGCACATCTGGAAGGAAGGCAGTAAGTTGGATTTAAGGAGCTGTTGAAAGCCAGTTTGTTGTGCTGTGATTTAAGTTTCTTTTAtcagttcagcttttttagccagtttttcaacattttgctgGAAGAAGTCAGGTTCTGTTGAGTGTCTGCTGACCtgctttttccttccttttcatCTCATGaatttgtgtgattgtgtgtgtgcttcctctCAGGTAAGTCGTCCCAGTGGAAGGGGACGGTGCTGGACCAGGTCCCTGTTAACCCCTCCCTCTACCTGATCAAATACGACGGCTTCGACTGCATCTACGGCCTGGAGCTGTACAGTGACGAGCGGGTGGTGGGGCTGGAGGTCCTGCCCGACAGAgtgggtgaggaagaggaggagagagagtttgGACCCAGCAGCATCTAGTGGACGCACTAAAgcatcattttgtttgattactATAAGGAAGTGAGCTGATGATGTCAGGCTAaactccctctctgcctctctgtgatTGGTCCAGCTCCGGCCCGTGTGAGCGACTCGTTGCTGGCAGAGACGATGATCGGGAAGGCGGTGGAGCACATGTTCGAGACGGAGGACGGGCCgaaggaggagtggagggggaTGGTGTTGGCTCGGGCTCCCATCATGACCGCCTGGTTCTACATCACCTACGAGAAAGACCCGGTCCTCTACATGTACCAGCTGCTGGACGACTACAAGGAGGGAGACCTGCGCATCATGCCCGACTCCAGTGAGTGGGACACACTGGGCACCAGTAACACCAGTAACACCAGTAACACCGTATGGCTACAtctacatacacactcattttcTGCTCTTATTCTGAACGCAACAATATTCAGGATTTGGAACAGCTCATGTAAACAGCTTGATCCTAACTAGAGCGCGTTCATGTAGACATGTGAGCGCCTCAGCCgaggtttttatttcagtttgcGACACACGACCTCTTCCTGTTTACACTCAGCTCTGTGTGCTGTCACTAACTAGATTCTGCACAGAAGAAGAGCCCACATCTCTGGTCGGAAGGAGAAACAGGCTTTTAAAACTTATGTTCTTGTAAATGTGTTGTACGATTGTCAgggccaatattcagcattttctgattatcagttAGTGCTGTGCGATACAGCTAATTTTATGTCTTGATACCGATATAAATCCCGTTGGCTCTGTACTGTTTTTCATGCCGTGTCTGccagagtcagagaggaatcAAAGTTCCTTTCAGTAGCTTTAACAAATGGATATCTTCTGATGTTGACTTCCCACAGTCAGTGTAACGTTCATCTAAACCACGTTTCTGCATTGAATTGATTGTATAACAAATGTTGCTccgtctctgtgtttctgtagaCGACAGCGTGGCAGCGGAGCGGGAGCCCGGCGAGGTGGTCGACAGTCTGGTGGGCAAACAGGTGGAGTACGCCAAAGAGGACGGCGGGAAGCGGTCGGGGATGGTCATCCACCAGGTAGAGGCCAAGCCCTCCGTCTACTTCATCAAGTTCGACGACGACTTTCACATCTACGTCTACGACCTGGTCAAGACCTCCTAAGGCCACAAAACCTGGTCCAGGACCCCAACAAAAAGACTTATCGAGACCTGCCTAGACCCCCAGAAAACCCCACCAAACCCCTGCACCACTGAAGACCAACTCCAGCTGGACTTAAACATCCTGAGACTCCTGAGACAGATGATATCCACACTTTACTTGTTCTTTTGTGAAACGCcttaaaacaagataataatTCTGGAAGCTCCACCAAGACGGGACGACTACAGTCCTGCTCCAAGACTCAGAGGTGGAACCAACCATTATCATCCTTCAGATTTCTTTAGACTCTTTATGGATACTTCCTCTGACAGAAGACCAGACCAATTACAAAAATCTAATCTGGTTTAGCTCGAGACGTCCAGAGATCTGTGCGGACACGATCCCGAGACGCCTCCAGATGCAGTGAAAAGCTCTCCTGACGCAAATATAATTAATTGAAGCATCCAAGCAGGTCGACAGTGAACAGAAAGAACTCCTCCACGTTTTCCTGAAACCCTGTCAGACCGTCTGAGTCCGTTGCTGTCAGAGGAGGGGGGACGGGTCTGAGTCTGCCGGGGTTAATGAAGGGACGGGACTTCAGGCTGGACCATCGTCTGTCTTCATCTACATTTATAGAAGCCGTGAGTGGACACACAGGAGTGTCCAATCACAGAGCATTTTACTGACCCCGCCTCCCTGCAGGTCACCTGACGACCAACTAAGACACTGAGTGGATGCAGTGGAAGAACCAGAGGACACAGactctttcctttcttcatTCTCATTTGTTCTTTCCTGttgatgcctacattacccagaatgaCTCGAGGTGTGACATCAGAGGGTCGGAGAGGCTCAGCTGTCAGACGTACGAGCTCTGTTGGTTTGGCTGCATCAGTCGGTCCAGTATAGCGTCGTTAGCTGTCCAACTGTCACAGGTTCAGTTTGAGTAGCTAATGCTAACGATGCTAACGGGCTGTTATAAAGTTGAATGAAGAGCAAAACTTCAAACTTTGCCCCAGTTTCTGCAGCTCCACTTGATTTCCGTGCTGATGTTCTGCGGCTGAGCTCGACATGTTTATATTCATGccaatatatttctgttttcttaaagtattaaaggaacagttcacccaaaaatggagCCTCACAGTAAACAGCGTTCTGCCAAACAACcgaagcagctgagacttgatttaaacatcagatgtttccatcagctcgtctgctgtgatcacagtctgcagcagagaaacatcactaactgatctcagaccagatttacactTCGAGCTCAGCTGTGAAAAGGGTGTGAACGACGTCTCTTTGGCGTCTGGAGACTCTGATTACAGCAGACGAGCTGGACGGAGATATTTTAtggggtgttttttgtttgtttgtttctttttttaaaaaatcatttttg is a window from the Acanthopagrus latus isolate v.2019 chromosome 5, fAcaLat1.1, whole genome shotgun sequence genome containing:
- the LOC119018964 gene encoding spindlin-1-like, with product MKTPFKSPAAPRPRADGGHSGVSANMMKKKNSHKKQRTSVGPSKTLAQPRRSIVGCRIQHIWKEGSKSSQWKGTVLDQVPVNPSLYLIKYDGFDCIYGLELYSDERVVGLEVLPDRVAPARVSDSLLAETMIGKAVEHMFETEDGPKEEWRGMVLARAPIMTAWFYITYEKDPVLYMYQLLDDYKEGDLRIMPDSNDSVAAEREPGEVVDSLVGKQVEYAKEDGGKRSGMVIHQVEAKPSVYFIKFDDDFHIYVYDLVKTS